Proteins encoded together in one Gemmatimonadota bacterium DH-78 window:
- the ptsP gene encoding phosphoenolpyruvate--protein phosphotransferase, producing MSTTIDGFPASGGVAWGRVRRIPWGVPVVAHEVVDGSQVEDEVARFGAARDSAKSRLCDLKRRTEERLGPVEARIFDPQILMLDDDTVVRGTEQYIRETRLTAARAFEWRMLELKAQWTRTANPMVLDRLNDLEDLQVRVLRTLLGQSDPLDLSTSSGDLVIVASNLTPSLIAQFDPDQVAALATDQGTRTSHWAILARSQGIPAVVGLGDASKRVTDDQEIIVDGHIGRVVLDPDDRDRRVFEERRSRIRTLEAEVEDVARLESVTADGQPVALRANLDLPVEAANARRHGASGIGLFRTEFLVVGRNSMPGEEEQFEAYRRVAEAFKGDAVYIRLFDLGGDKFPAFLHLPRQENPFLGWRAVRVLLDEPELFRVQLRAILRATVYGDVRILVPLVNDVDEVQRVRAMLEEEEDGLRRDGIRFNRGYKLGVMIETPAAALDAAELARYADFFSIGTNDLVQYTLAVDRTNARLARLFNPFHPSVVRQLHSVSRVARAAGIEVSVCGEVAATSLGAFLCLGLDITALSVAWPALPELKKVVRDIRMEDARAAARRALAAANAREVMEALAEGLPDTVDLSAYVGRWNLSLRS from the coding sequence ATGTCGACCACGATCGACGGGTTCCCGGCTTCGGGCGGGGTGGCATGGGGGCGGGTGCGCCGCATTCCATGGGGTGTGCCCGTCGTCGCCCACGAGGTGGTGGACGGATCGCAGGTGGAGGACGAGGTGGCGCGTTTCGGCGCGGCACGCGACTCCGCCAAGAGCCGGCTCTGCGACCTCAAGCGGCGCACCGAGGAGCGACTGGGGCCTGTCGAGGCGCGGATCTTCGATCCGCAGATTCTCATGCTCGACGACGACACCGTGGTGCGTGGCACCGAGCAGTACATTCGCGAGACCCGGCTCACCGCGGCGCGGGCCTTCGAATGGCGGATGCTCGAGTTGAAGGCCCAGTGGACACGCACCGCCAACCCGATGGTGCTCGACCGATTGAACGACCTCGAGGACCTGCAGGTTCGCGTGCTCCGCACCCTGCTCGGGCAGAGCGACCCGCTCGACCTGTCGACCTCGTCGGGCGATCTGGTGATCGTGGCCTCGAATCTCACCCCCTCGCTGATCGCCCAGTTCGACCCCGATCAGGTGGCCGCCCTCGCCACCGACCAGGGCACACGCACCTCGCACTGGGCGATTCTCGCCCGTTCGCAGGGCATTCCGGCGGTCGTGGGGCTCGGCGACGCGAGCAAGCGGGTGACCGACGACCAGGAGATCATCGTCGACGGGCACATCGGCCGCGTCGTGCTCGACCCCGATGATCGCGATCGCCGGGTGTTCGAGGAGCGGCGCAGTCGGATCCGCACCCTCGAGGCCGAGGTGGAAGATGTGGCTCGGCTGGAGTCGGTGACCGCCGACGGGCAGCCGGTGGCGCTGCGGGCGAACCTCGACCTGCCGGTCGAGGCGGCCAACGCGCGGCGACACGGCGCGTCGGGCATCGGTCTGTTCCGCACCGAGTTTCTCGTGGTGGGCCGCAACTCCATGCCCGGCGAGGAGGAGCAGTTCGAGGCCTATCGCCGGGTGGCCGAGGCCTTCAAGGGCGACGCCGTCTACATCCGGCTCTTCGATCTGGGGGGAGACAAGTTCCCCGCCTTTCTCCATCTGCCGCGCCAGGAGAACCCCTTCCTCGGGTGGCGGGCGGTGCGGGTGCTTCTCGACGAGCCGGAGCTCTTCCGGGTGCAGCTGCGGGCGATCCTGCGGGCCACCGTGTACGGCGACGTGCGCATTCTCGTGCCGCTGGTGAACGATGTGGACGAGGTGCAGCGGGTGCGCGCGATGCTCGAGGAGGAAGAGGACGGGCTGCGCCGCGACGGGATCCGCTTCAATCGCGGCTACAAGCTCGGCGTGATGATCGAGACGCCCGCCGCGGCCCTCGATGCGGCGGAACTGGCGCGGTACGCCGATTTTTTCTCGATCGGCACCAACGATCTCGTGCAGTACACCCTGGCCGTCGACCGCACCAACGCGCGGCTGGCCCGGCTCTTCAACCCCTTCCACCCGTCGGTGGTGCGGCAGCTCCACTCGGTGTCGCGGGTGGCCCGCGCGGCGGGGATCGAGGTGAGCGTGTGCGGCGAGGTGGCGGCCACGTCGCTCGGCGCCTTCCTCTGCCTCGGTCTCGACATCACCGCTCTGTCCGTGGCCTGGCCGGCGCTGCCGGAGCTGAAGAAGGTGGTGCGCGACATCCGGATGGAGGACGCTCGCGCCGCGGCGCGACGCGCGCTGGCCGCCGCCAACGCGCGCGAGGTGATGGAGGCGCTCGCGGAGGGTTTGCCCGACACCGTCGATCTCTCGGCCTACGTCGGCCGCTGGAACCTCTCGCTGCGGAGCTGA
- a CDS encoding HPr family phosphocarrier protein yields MMHEATVRIVNAAGMHARPASEFVKLAATYLSEIRVEKDGLEVNGKSIMGVLMLAAEWGSSLTIRAEGDDAPTALEALCGLVNRGFEED; encoded by the coding sequence ATGATGCACGAAGCGACCGTACGGATCGTAAACGCGGCCGGAATGCACGCGCGGCCCGCCTCCGAGTTCGTGAAACTGGCGGCCACCTATCTGAGCGAGATCCGGGTGGAGAAGGACGGCCTCGAGGTGAACGGCAAGAGCATCATGGGTGTGCTGATGCTGGCGGCGGAGTGGGGTTCCTCGCTGACGATCCGAGCCGAGGGCGACGACGCGCCCACCGCTCTCGAGGCGCTGTGCGGCCTCGTCAACCGCGGTTTCGAGGAGGACTGA
- a CDS encoding PTS system mannose/fructose/sorbose family transporter subunit IID, which produces MSGPAGLPPSVRRSIEARAFLVQGSWNYRVMQGTGMAFALIPLLRHLGLEGEELDRALERHADHFNAHPYLTSVALGALARLEVDGAEPQMVRRFRAAIRGPLGALGDRLIWAAWLPVTAVIGLLLHWSGRAGLWAVAAFVVLYNAVHLTLRFTGFRVGFESGTGVGARLRALDASHWIERIAVGLLVLVGGVVGLLIRDEAVGGMDPLWTGGATLAFLTGLLGGVRLWRPTAVLTLGLVATLTLLGLRAG; this is translated from the coding sequence GTGAGCGGCCCGGCCGGTCTTCCGCCGTCGGTGCGTCGCAGCATCGAGGCCCGCGCCTTCCTGGTGCAGGGCTCGTGGAACTACCGGGTGATGCAGGGCACCGGCATGGCCTTCGCCCTGATCCCGCTGCTTCGGCACCTGGGGCTCGAGGGCGAGGAGCTCGACCGGGCGCTCGAGCGGCACGCGGATCACTTCAACGCGCACCCCTACCTGACGTCGGTCGCGCTCGGCGCGCTGGCCCGGCTCGAGGTGGACGGGGCCGAGCCGCAGATGGTGCGGCGCTTCCGCGCGGCGATCCGCGGGCCGCTCGGCGCGCTCGGCGACCGTCTGATCTGGGCGGCCTGGCTTCCCGTGACCGCGGTGATCGGCCTCCTGTTGCACTGGTCGGGTCGGGCGGGGCTGTGGGCCGTGGCCGCCTTCGTCGTGCTCTACAACGCGGTCCACCTCACCCTGCGCTTCACCGGCTTCCGCGTCGGGTTCGAGTCCGGCACGGGGGTGGGTGCTCGGCTGCGCGCCCTCGATGCCTCCCACTGGATCGAGCGGATCGCGGTCGGGCTGCTCGTGCTCGTGGGTGGGGTGGTGGGACTCCTGATTCGCGACGAGGCCGTCGGAGGCATGGACCCCCTCTGGACCGGCGGGGCCACCCTCGCCTTCCTCACCGGCCTGCTCGGCGGTGTTCGTCTGTGGCGACCGACCGCGGTTCTCACCCTGGGACTCGTGGCGACGCTCACCCTTCTCGGCCTCCGGGCCGGCTGA
- a CDS encoding PTS sugar transporter subunit IIC → MTLTLLILLGAVVTLDGVTVGQFMISRPLVAAALAGALLGDPATGLVVGAILEGFLLVAVPSGGGRFPEPGHAAVVAAAAAVSTGGGAGLALGVAAGLLFGWVGALTQTVQRELNGRWTPDPSEGPVTARAVVRGHLFSIGVDAVRGAALTGVGLAAVALLSPWFVRGWDLGLAETRAVLLLGVFVSLGIVARTLLHHRRWVALVLGLVAGFALGGAA, encoded by the coding sequence ATGACGCTCACCCTGCTGATCCTGCTCGGTGCGGTGGTCACCCTCGACGGGGTCACGGTGGGGCAGTTCATGATTTCGCGACCGCTCGTGGCGGCCGCGCTCGCCGGGGCCCTTCTGGGCGACCCGGCTACGGGGCTGGTGGTGGGGGCGATTCTCGAGGGCTTTCTGCTCGTGGCGGTGCCCTCCGGGGGCGGTCGCTTTCCGGAGCCCGGGCATGCCGCGGTGGTCGCGGCCGCGGCGGCGGTGAGCACCGGTGGGGGCGCGGGGCTGGCCCTCGGTGTGGCGGCCGGGCTCCTCTTCGGTTGGGTGGGGGCGCTCACCCAGACCGTACAGCGCGAACTCAACGGCCGATGGACCCCCGATCCGTCGGAGGGGCCGGTCACGGCGCGCGCGGTGGTGCGGGGCCACCTCTTCTCCATCGGGGTCGACGCGGTGCGGGGCGCGGCGCTGACCGGGGTCGGCCTCGCGGCGGTCGCCCTCCTCTCGCCCTGGTTCGTGCGCGGATGGGATCTCGGACTCGCCGAGACGCGGGCGGTGCTTCTGCTGGGCGTGTTCGTCTCGCTGGGGATCGTCGCGCGCACCCTGCTGCACCACCGCCGCTGGGTGGCACTCGTGCTCGGTCTCGTCGCCGGATTCGCGCTCGGAGGGGCGGCGTGA
- a CDS encoding PTS sugar transporter subunit IIB: protein MSIVLYRVDERLIHGQVVLGWGGELHPRRYIVVDDALADSEWEQDLYRLAVPDDTEVLFRGVAEAREALTEWAAQAIRTVLLTRDVSTMAALGSEGGLGGVEVNLGGIHHRPGRTEVRPYLFIGDEEREGVRSLVAGGVHVSGRDLPGGLRVDAEQILG from the coding sequence ATGTCGATCGTCCTGTACCGGGTTGACGAGCGGCTGATCCACGGCCAGGTCGTGCTGGGCTGGGGGGGAGAGCTGCATCCGCGCCGCTACATCGTGGTCGACGACGCTCTCGCCGACAGCGAGTGGGAGCAGGACCTCTATCGGCTCGCGGTGCCCGACGACACCGAAGTTCTCTTCCGGGGTGTCGCGGAGGCGCGTGAGGCACTCACGGAGTGGGCCGCCCAGGCCATCCGCACCGTGCTGCTCACCCGCGACGTGTCGACGATGGCCGCCCTCGGAAGCGAGGGGGGATTGGGCGGCGTGGAGGTGAATCTGGGCGGGATCCATCACCGGCCGGGGCGCACCGAGGTGCGCCCGTACCTCTTCATCGGCGACGAGGAACGCGAGGGTGTTCGCTCGCTGGTCGCCGGCGGAGTGCACGTCAGCGGGCGAGATCTGCCCGGGGGACTCCGCGTCGACGCCGAGCAGATCCTCGGATGA
- the hprK gene encoding HPr(Ser) kinase/phosphatase: MTLRSSDAPVTPLTVSDLFATKRESLELEVLTPEVPLDGVIANPDISSPGLALSGFTQRFVAGRPQVLGETEMTYLATLGAVELRLRLATLLSFEIPVLFVTKGLAVPSVLTELATEAEVPVIRSRVTTKDFFFRIKPFLESALAPTTHLHGSLADVYGVGLLFIGKSGVGKSECVLDLVERGHRLVADDLVLASRRGSDVLIGRGHPLQRHHMEIRGVGIIDIQKLFGVRAIRQQKRIEVIVQLEHWDETHNYTRTGLDQETTEVLGVELPQVTVPLNPGKNITVISEVVAMNHLLRFSGVDSAKAFDQHLRSYLEQDFE, from the coding sequence ATGACGCTCCGAAGCTCCGACGCGCCGGTCACCCCCCTGACCGTCTCCGACCTCTTCGCCACGAAGAGGGAGAGCCTCGAACTCGAGGTGCTCACGCCGGAGGTGCCCCTCGACGGGGTGATCGCCAACCCCGACATCTCGTCGCCGGGGCTCGCGCTGTCGGGCTTCACGCAGCGGTTCGTGGCGGGCCGCCCGCAGGTGCTCGGTGAGACCGAGATGACCTATCTGGCCACGCTCGGTGCCGTGGAACTGCGGTTGCGGCTCGCCACTCTCCTGTCGTTCGAGATCCCGGTGCTCTTCGTCACCAAGGGGCTGGCGGTGCCTTCGGTACTCACCGAACTCGCCACCGAGGCGGAGGTGCCGGTCATCCGTTCGCGGGTCACCACGAAGGACTTCTTCTTCCGGATCAAACCCTTTCTGGAGTCGGCGCTCGCCCCCACGACGCACCTGCACGGTTCGCTCGCCGACGTCTACGGGGTGGGGCTGCTCTTCATCGGCAAGTCCGGGGTGGGAAAGAGCGAGTGCGTGCTCGATCTGGTGGAGCGTGGCCACCGCCTCGTGGCCGACGATCTGGTGCTGGCCAGCCGGCGCGGTTCGGACGTGCTGATCGGTCGGGGTCATCCGCTCCAGCGACACCACATGGAGATCCGGGGTGTCGGCATCATCGACATCCAGAAGCTGTTCGGGGTACGCGCCATCCGACAGCAGAAGCGGATCGAGGTGATCGTCCAGCTCGAACACTGGGACGAGACCCACAACTACACCCGCACCGGACTCGATCAGGAGACCACGGAGGTGCTCGGCGTGGAGCTGCCGCAGGTCACCGTACCGCTGAATCCGGGCAAGAACATCACCGTCATCTCGGAGGTGGTGGCCATGAATCATCTACTGCGCTTCTCGGGGGTCGACTCCGCGAAGGCGTTCGACCAGCATCTCCGGTCGTATCTGGAGCAGGACTTTGAGTGA
- a CDS encoding HPF/RaiA family ribosome-associated protein, giving the protein MRVQITARHCEIPDSVRERAHELAEKLPRFDTRVSGVELVFDEERRTRKVEGIVSRDRTSPIVAHGESPEWPGAVDAMFDRLTRQLRRQRAQAVDHQATPTAGDLLED; this is encoded by the coding sequence ATGCGAGTGCAGATCACCGCGCGCCACTGCGAGATTCCCGACTCCGTCCGCGAGCGGGCCCACGAACTGGCCGAGAAGCTCCCCCGTTTCGACACCCGCGTGTCGGGCGTCGAGCTGGTGTTCGACGAGGAGCGGCGCACCCGCAAGGTGGAGGGCATCGTGTCCCGCGACCGGACCTCGCCGATCGTCGCGCACGGCGAGTCGCCGGAGTGGCCGGGGGCGGTCGACGCGATGTTCGATCGACTCACACGGCAGCTTCGCAGGCAGCGGGCGCAGGCGGTGGACCATCAGGCGACGCCCACCGCCGGGGACCTGCTGGAAGACTGA
- a CDS encoding glycosyltransferase family 4 protein, producing the protein MVNWQDRLNPQGGGAEAHLHEVFGRLAERGHEVDLLCSGFQGAPPRDRLDGIDVFRAGGRHTFPLHARRAFRRLIEPRGPEVIVEDLNKVPLFTPRWSERPVVGLVHHLFGLTAFREASPPVAAATWLLERPIPRVFRGLPLIAVSESTRDDLVRRGLDAERIEVIPNGVDTTVYRPDPGVPRFEQPTLLYLGRLKRYKGVEFGIRAVRRLRDRGLAVRFLIGGRGDDRSRLESIAAAEGVADAVEFLGFVSDERKVELYRRAWVHLLTSPKEGWGITVIEAAACGTPSVASDAPGLRESVRHDDTGLLVPHAEVGALTDTLERVMGDADLRARLGAAATEFAAGFSWDAAASRTERILARAVGSARSAGERG; encoded by the coding sequence GTGGTGAACTGGCAGGACCGCCTCAACCCGCAGGGTGGCGGAGCGGAAGCGCACCTGCACGAGGTGTTCGGCCGACTCGCGGAGCGGGGGCACGAGGTCGATCTGCTCTGTTCCGGCTTCCAGGGGGCGCCTCCGCGCGATCGCCTCGACGGCATCGATGTCTTTCGCGCGGGGGGGCGTCACACCTTCCCGCTGCACGCACGCCGCGCCTTCCGGCGGCTGATCGAGCCGCGCGGACCCGAGGTGATCGTGGAGGACCTGAACAAGGTGCCCCTCTTCACGCCCCGATGGTCGGAGCGGCCGGTGGTGGGGCTGGTGCACCACCTCTTCGGCCTCACCGCCTTTCGCGAGGCGTCGCCGCCGGTGGCGGCTGCCACCTGGCTCCTCGAGCGGCCGATTCCCCGGGTCTTCCGGGGGCTGCCTCTCATCGCCGTGTCGGAGAGCACGCGCGACGATCTGGTGCGGCGCGGCCTCGACGCCGAGCGGATCGAGGTGATCCCCAACGGGGTGGACACGACCGTCTACCGCCCCGACCCCGGTGTGCCCCGCTTCGAGCAGCCCACGCTGTTGTACCTGGGACGGCTCAAGCGCTACAAGGGGGTGGAGTTCGGTATTCGGGCGGTGCGCCGCCTCCGCGACCGGGGGCTCGCGGTGCGCTTCCTGATCGGGGGCAGGGGAGACGATCGCAGCCGGCTGGAGTCGATCGCCGCCGCGGAAGGGGTGGCCGACGCCGTCGAGTTCCTCGGCTTCGTGTCGGACGAGCGCAAGGTTGAGCTGTATCGGCGCGCCTGGGTGCATCTGCTCACCTCGCCCAAGGAGGGGTGGGGGATCACCGTGATCGAGGCGGCCGCGTGCGGTACCCCGTCGGTGGCCAGCGATGCACCCGGCTTGCGCGAGTCGGTGCGACACGACGACACCGGCCTGCTGGTGCCCCACGCGGAGGTGGGAGCGCTGACCGACACCCTGGAGCGGGTGATGGGCGACGCCGACCTCCGGGCGCGATTGGGCGCGGCGGCCACCGAGTTCGCCGCCGGCTTCAGCTGGGACGCCGCGGCCTCGCGCACGGAGCGGATCCTCGCGCGGGCGGTGGGATCGGCCCGGTCGGCAGGGGAGCGCGGCTAG
- the nusB gene encoding transcription antitermination factor NusB, producing the protein MMDSFVSQRDRIDRVRARAWALQVLYRWEAGGGGGSNLRDALVETTATRRIAPRRLPFVRLLLDTVDEHLEDIDARLRRSLDNWRMERLSAIDRGVLRLGAAELLFLEEIPPKVAIQEAVRLAEQYGGPDSPRFVNGVLDALYRRMLADAGG; encoded by the coding sequence ATGATGGACTCCTTCGTGAGCCAGCGCGACCGCATCGACCGGGTGCGGGCGCGGGCCTGGGCCCTCCAGGTGTTGTACCGTTGGGAGGCCGGGGGCGGCGGGGGCAGCAATCTTCGCGACGCCCTGGTCGAGACCACGGCCACCCGGCGGATCGCACCCCGCCGACTGCCCTTCGTGAGACTGCTGCTGGACACGGTCGACGAGCATCTCGAGGACATCGACGCGCGGCTGCGGCGATCCCTGGACAACTGGCGCATGGAGCGGCTGTCGGCCATCGATCGCGGCGTGCTGCGCCTCGGGGCCGCCGAGCTGCTGTTCCTCGAGGAGATTCCCCCGAAGGTGGCGATCCAGGAGGCGGTGCGTCTCGCGGAGCAGTACGGCGGCCCCGACTCCCCCCGGTTCGTGAACGGCGTGCTCGACGCGCTCTACCGCCGGATGCTGGCCGACGCGGGAGGCTGA
- the ribH gene encoding 6,7-dimethyl-8-ribityllumazine synthase, which yields MSGPGSYADALQGRLDGSGLRIAILCARFHEEITGALLERCTTTLEAHGVEGESIRVLRVPGAWELPQAAGRLAGLERYDAIVAIGCVIRGETPHFDFVAGEAARGLTDVSLAYDVPVILGVLTTETEQQALDRARQDGQDKGRELALAALEMGLLFRELT from the coding sequence GTGAGCGGCCCGGGGTCGTACGCCGATGCCCTGCAGGGGCGCCTGGACGGCAGCGGGCTCCGCATCGCGATCCTCTGTGCGCGCTTCCACGAGGAGATCACGGGGGCGCTGCTCGAGCGATGCACCACCACCCTCGAGGCGCACGGGGTGGAGGGGGAGTCGATTCGCGTGCTGAGGGTGCCGGGCGCATGGGAGCTTCCGCAGGCCGCCGGGCGGCTCGCGGGGCTGGAGCGCTACGATGCCATCGTGGCGATCGGCTGCGTGATTCGAGGCGAGACACCGCACTTCGATTTCGTGGCCGGCGAGGCCGCCCGCGGGCTCACCGACGTGTCGCTCGCCTACGACGTGCCCGTGATTCTCGGTGTGTTGACCACCGAGACGGAGCAGCAGGCGCTCGACCGCGCCCGGCAGGACGGACAGGACAAGGGGCGCGAACTCGCACTCGCCGCCCTCGAGATGGGTCTCCTCTTCAGGGAACTGACATGA
- a CDS encoding bifunctional 3,4-dihydroxy-2-butanone-4-phosphate synthase/GTP cyclohydrolase II, with protein MSFDSVEEALEDIRQGKMVIVADDEDRENEGDLVCAADAITPEIVNFMTRFGRGLICVALTGERADEMGLPPMTEYNTDPKGTAFTISVDADPRFGVTTGISAQDRAITIQRLVDPEARADDLRRPGHVFPLRAKPGGVLRRVGQTEAGVDLARLAGFSPAGVICEILKDDGTMARRPELEVFAKEHGLKFITVAQLVAYRLSNERLIERLAEAELPTRHGQFRVTAYRSMLDDREHLAVVKGDIRGRDDVLVRMHSECLTGDVFGSQRCDCGEQLDLALSRIAEEGQGAVIYLRQEGRGIGLGNKIRAYSLQDGGQDTVQANESLGFQPDLRDYGIGAQILLDLGLHKIRILTNNPRKIVGLDGYDLEITGREPLRVTPGEHNERYLETKRTRLGHIL; from the coding sequence ATGTCGTTCGATTCCGTAGAAGAAGCCCTGGAGGACATCCGCCAGGGCAAGATGGTCATCGTCGCCGACGACGAGGATCGGGAGAACGAGGGCGACCTCGTGTGCGCCGCCGATGCGATCACTCCCGAGATCGTCAACTTCATGACCCGGTTCGGCCGGGGACTGATCTGCGTGGCTCTCACGGGCGAGCGGGCCGACGAGATGGGCCTGCCTCCCATGACGGAGTACAACACCGACCCGAAGGGCACGGCCTTCACGATTTCGGTCGACGCCGATCCCCGATTCGGGGTGACGACCGGCATCAGCGCCCAGGACCGCGCGATCACCATCCAGCGGCTGGTCGACCCCGAGGCCCGGGCCGACGATCTCCGCCGTCCGGGGCACGTGTTCCCGCTGCGGGCGAAGCCGGGTGGCGTGCTGCGCCGCGTCGGCCAGACCGAGGCCGGAGTCGATCTCGCACGCCTGGCCGGCTTCTCGCCGGCCGGAGTGATCTGCGAGATCCTCAAGGACGACGGCACCATGGCCCGCCGTCCGGAACTCGAGGTGTTTGCGAAGGAGCACGGGCTGAAGTTCATCACGGTGGCTCAGCTCGTCGCCTACCGCCTCTCCAACGAGCGACTGATCGAGCGCCTGGCCGAGGCGGAGCTGCCCACCCGGCACGGGCAGTTTCGGGTGACCGCGTATCGCAGCATGCTCGACGACCGCGAGCACCTGGCCGTCGTGAAGGGCGATATCCGCGGCCGCGACGATGTGCTCGTGCGGATGCACTCCGAGTGCCTGACGGGCGACGTGTTCGGGTCGCAGCGCTGCGACTGCGGAGAGCAGCTCGACCTCGCCCTGTCGCGAATCGCCGAAGAGGGACAGGGAGCGGTGATCTATCTGCGGCAGGAGGGCCGCGGCATCGGACTGGGCAACAAGATCCGCGCGTACTCTCTCCAGGACGGCGGCCAGGACACCGTTCAGGCCAACGAGTCGCTCGGCTTTCAGCCCGACCTGCGCGACTACGGCATCGGTGCCCAGATCCTTCTCGACCTGGGACTGCACAAGATCCGGATCCTGACCAACAACCCCCGCAAGATCGTGGGCCTCGACGGCTACGACCTCGAGATCACCGGCCGGGAGCCGTTGCGAGTGACACCCGGCGAGCACAACGAGCGGTACCTCGAGACCAAGCGCACCCGCCTGGGGCACATCCTGTGA
- a CDS encoding riboflavin synthase: MFTGIVTALGTVSAVREGEGAYRLRIDAPAGFLDGVSIGDSIAVDGACLTPVRLDGDAFEVDAVLSTLERTLAGGYRPGTRVNLEKAMALGARLDGHLVQGHVDGRGRLVRFEERGETRFLTFEVPAEVWTATIVHGSITLNGVSLTVNDLSAPDRLQVAIIPHTWEHTNLGLLSTGDAVNVEGDLLGKYVGRILASRFGGGPEGASSPPVQ, translated from the coding sequence ATGTTCACCGGCATCGTCACCGCTCTGGGCACCGTGAGCGCGGTGCGGGAAGGGGAGGGCGCGTACCGGCTCCGCATCGACGCTCCGGCGGGCTTCCTCGACGGGGTGTCGATCGGCGACTCGATCGCCGTCGACGGCGCCTGTCTCACCCCCGTTCGGCTCGACGGCGACGCCTTCGAGGTGGACGCGGTGCTCTCCACCCTCGAGCGCACCCTCGCCGGCGGCTACCGGCCCGGCACCCGGGTGAACCTCGAGAAGGCGATGGCGCTGGGGGCCCGTCTCGACGGCCACCTGGTACAGGGGCATGTGGACGGGCGCGGGCGACTCGTGCGGTTCGAGGAGCGGGGCGAGACCCGCTTTCTCACCTTCGAGGTGCCCGCCGAGGTCTGGACCGCCACCATCGTGCACGGGTCGATCACCCTCAACGGGGTGAGCCTCACGGTGAACGACCTCTCGGCACCGGATCGGCTTCAGGTAGCGATCATTCCGCACACCTGGGAGCACACCAATCTCGGTCTTCTCTCCACCGGCGATGCCGTGAATGTGGAGGGGGACCTGCTGGGGAAGTACGTGGGTAGGATCCTCGCTTCCCGCTTCGGCGGGGGCCCGGAGGGCGCATCGTCGCCCCCCGTTCAATGA